One segment of Leguminivora glycinivorella isolate SPB_JAAS2020 chromosome 12, LegGlyc_1.1, whole genome shotgun sequence DNA contains the following:
- the LOC125232207 gene encoding uncharacterized protein LOC125232207 isoform X2, whose amino-acid sequence MPKRTIDERISKYHKKIEKLQREKNKEPSRKRIRVMQSSSDEENEQDTIIADVIVHCPPMDQINQENSVTAPVQSEGHQCTQQLPINDLEDNPRQNTVEHEIADLEVDQSTPMPDETAQAPAEAPVEPELLMALGESTDDIPEFGKPIHESLASLWLPLLKKGMPKDNKDKLMKNYLIPENCKLLQSPKLNAEISAAVSEIVRGRDKKLSSFQQQLGAGITAINKGMEILLSSDNKAQALTHFSDSCRILTDLHCASTKDRIKLLTPSLEKNILHVIQDSERDDTLFGNALSEKIKASKAIQRQGQQIKSLCLTNLLLPGFVR is encoded by the exons ATGCCTAAACGTACTATCGATGAACGAATTAGTAAATATCACAAGAAAATAGAAAAGTTACAACGAGAGAAAAATAAGGAACCCTCTCGCAAAAGAATTCGAGTAATGCAATCCTCGTCTGACGAGGAAAATGAACAAG atacaATTATTGCTGATGTCATTGTTCACTGTCCTCCAATGGACCAAATAAACCAAGAAAACAGCGTGACTGCACCTGTTCAATCTGAGGGGCACCAGTGCACCCAACAATTGCCAATTAATGACCTTGAGGATAATCCTCGCCAAAACACGGTTGAACATGAGATTGCTGATCTTGAAGTAGACCAAAGTACCCCCATGCCCGATGAAACCGCGCAAGCACCTGCAGAAGCACCGGTGGAACCGGAGCTGCTTATGGCCTTGGGTGAATCCACAGACGACATACCTGAATTTGGTAAACCAATACATGAGAGTCTAGCTAGTCTATGGTTACCTTTACTAAAAAAGGGCATGCCCAAAGATAACAAAGATAAACTTATGAAAAACTATTTAATCCCCGAGAATTGCAAACTTCTGCAATCTCCCAAACTTAACGCTGAAATCTCAGCTGCAGTATCCGAAATAGTCAGAGGCCGCGATAAAAAGCTATCTAGCTTTCAACAACAACTTGGCGCAGGCATTACTGCAATCAATAAGGGTATGGAGATCCTCCTAAGTAGTGATAACAAAGCTCAGGCTCTGACTCATTTTAGTGACAGCTGCCGAATTCTGACAGATCTTCACTGCGCTTCGACCAAAGATAGGATAAAACTATTAACTCCAAGTCTTGAGAAGAACATTCTACATGTAATACAAGATTCCGAAAGAGACGATACTCTCTTTGGAAACGCCTTGTCAGAGAAAATCAAGGCCAGCAAAGCTATTCAAAGACAAGGTCAACAGATAAAAAGTCTGTGCCTTACCAACCTACTACTTCCGGGTTTCGTCAGATGA
- the LOC125232096 gene encoding islet cell autoantigen 1, protein MMQHQYWVTKKTVLKKLGTKEDECIVSSDAELDAKLELFRSISDSCLQLQRVLDQYQERLCVLAQEENALGKFLRDSGKSNDAAGKHMVSAGKAISYSGQQRLSVRGPLLRLYHEVETFRGRAVSDMRATVSAMEKARIEYRAALSWMKSTSAQLDPDTGRGLDNFRKAQRQVRESKKIFDKLTLDVLQKIDLLAAARCNMFSHVLTNYQSSFLTFGTKVSQTLLATADTMDAKPMYEFCILKELSQNLGEGEGEQKPEEIVPQDKDQMLFFQDEYKDDNDNNRKPKPTEPKNDEEDVKPNADKVEAPDSANLIDVAEMGEESGISADLAGLRMDCGDVASNFGMFMPSQLLQDMNATSLMEETLIPVNPEKTHPPESNEPNASKPKINPKKEDKAAWFKLFAELDPLANPDSLLGSNNNQSHAA, encoded by the exons ATGATGCAGCACCAGTATTGGGTAACTAAGAAGACTGTGCTGAAAAAACTAGGAACCAAAGAAGACGAGTGTATAGTTTCATCCGATGCTGAGTTAGATGCGAAATTGGAATTGTTTCGATCAATATCAGATAGTTGTTTGCAATTACAAAGAGTTTTAGACCAATATCAGGAGCGTTTGTGCGTGTTAGCGCAAGAGGAGAACGCTTTAGGGAAGTTTTTGCGTGATTCGGGTAAGAGTAATGACGCGGCTGGTAAACACATGGTATCGGCTGGCAAGGCGATATCGTACTCGGGGCAGCAGCGTCTGTCTGTGAGAGGGCCTTTGTTAAGGTTGTACCATGAAGTGGAGACATTCAGAGGACGCGCAGTGAGTGATATGAGGGCGACTGTGTCTGCTATGGAGAAGGCTCGCATTGAGTATAGAGCTGCATTGAGTTGGATGAAGTCCACGAGCGCCCAGCTAGATCCAGACACGGGACGTGGACTGGACAACTTCAGGAAAGCACAGAGACAAGTTAGAGAGAGCAAGAAGATTTTTGATAAGCTAACACTTGATGTGCTGCAGAAG ATTGATCTTCTAGCTGCAGCTCGTTGCAACATGTTCTCCCACGTCCTAACAAACTACCAAAGCTCATTTTTAACATTTGGTACAAAAGTGTCTCAAACACTCCTGGCAACGGCTGACACAATGGATGCTAAACCTATGTACGAGTTCTGTATACTTAAGGAGTTGTCACAGAACTTAGGAGAGGGGGAAGGGGAACAGAAACCAGAGGAGATAGTACCACAGGATAAGGATCAAATGCTATTTTTCCAG GACGAATACAAGGATGACAATGACAACAACCGTAAGCCAAAACCCACAGAACCCAAGAATGACGAAGAAGATGTCAAACCTAATGCAGACAAAGTTGAGGCTCCGGATTCGGCTAATCTTATAGATGTGGCGGAGATGGGTGAAGAAAGCGGTATTAGCGCTGATTTGGCAGGGTTGAGGATGGACTGTGGTGATGTGGCTAGCAACTTTGGGATGTTCATGCCTTCGCAGCTGTTACAG GATATGAATGCAACCAGTTTAATGGAAGAAACCCTTATACCAGTGAATCCTGAAAAAACCCATCCTCCGGAATCTAACGAGCCAAACGCTTCCAAACCAAAAATCAATCCAAAGAAAGAAGACAAAGCCGCTTGGTTCAAGCTCTTTGCAGAACTGGATCCTCTGGCAAACCCGGACAGCCTTCTCGGCTCTAATAACAACCAGAGTCATGCAGCTTAA
- the LOC125232207 gene encoding uncharacterized protein LOC125232207 isoform X1 — protein sequence MSHAINKLLELGAISQCNPSSDQFVSKIFLTPKPNGDKRFILNLKSLNTFIPKIHFKMEDHRTASKLIPQNSYLANIDLKEAYLLIPIHVSDRKYLRFQFQAYGSKEILTYEFNALPYGLSLAPWVFTKVMKEVITYLRSNGLKSVMYLDDILCIGDDYPDCIRNVNETVKLLQCLGFVINFSKSSLEPKHSCKFLGFIFDTRNMSMSLPNDKRNKIAQLVNKFMKLPRCSIREFAQLIGVLVAACPAVKYGWLYTKILERQKFLFLQKHNDNFEAKISLPNIICTDLDWWNKNIATANNPMRTENFKYEIFTDASRSGWGAVCGNKRVNGLWKIVEMEYHINYLELFAVFLALKSLAADVTNCAILLRIDNTTAISYINRMGGIQFPHLNDLARSIWQWCEERHIWLYASYVNTKHNYADEESRKINPDTEWELSAHAFDTIIKILGNPDVDLFASRANAKCDVFVSWRQEPDAMAVDAFTLNWSSSFFYAFPPFSLVLKCLRKIVDDKADGILVFPYWPSQAWFPFLTKLLKSEIIIFNPHKQLLKSHFRDHHPLHASLTLGAARLCGRRSSSGEPLLRQYL from the coding sequence ATGTCCCATGCAATTAATAAATTACTAGAGTTAGGTGCCATTTCACAATGTAATCCATCAAGTGACCAGTTTGtgtctaaaatatttttgactCCAAAACCTAACGGTGACAAGCGATTTATCTTGAATCTCAAATCGCTTAATACATTTATTCCTAAAATTCATTTTAAGATGGAGGACCATCGAACCGCATCCAAGTTAATACCCCAAAATAGTTACTTAGCCAATATTGATTTAAAAGAAGCCTACCTCTTAATTCCTATTCACGTGTCTGATCGAAAATATTTACGTTTTCAATTTCAAGCCTATGGCTCTAAAGAAATTCTAACGTACGAGTTTAACGCTTTGCCCTATGGCCTATCCCTGGCTCCCTGGGTTTTTACTAAAGTCATGAAGGAAGTAATTACTTACTTAAGATCCAATGGTTTGAAATCCGTCATGTATTTAGATGACATACTTTGCATAGGCGATGACTATCCTGATTGTATTAGAAACGTAAATGAGACGGTAAAGCTACTCCAATGTTTAGGCTTCGTTATTAACTTTAGTAAAAGTTCACTGGAACCCAAACACAGTTGCAAGTTTTTGGGATTCATTTTTGATACTCGTAACATGTCAATGTCTTTGCCGAATGATAAGCGTAATAAAATTGCTCAGTTAGTTAACAAATTTATGAAGTTGCCACGCTGTAGTATTCGTGAATTTGCTCAATTGATTGGCGTACTTGTCGCAGCTTGCCCTGCTGTTAAGTACGGATGGCTGTACACCAAAATTTTAGAGCGGCAAAAATTCCTATTTTTGCAAAAACATAATGATAACTTTGAGGCCAAAATATCTTTACCTAATATCATTTGTACTGACTTAGATTGGTGGAATAAGAATATTGCTACTGCAAATAATCCAATGAGGACAGAAAACTTTAAATATGAAATCTTTACAGACGCCTCCAGGTCCGGCTGGGGCGCAGTATGTGGCAATAAAAGAGTAAATGGACTTTGGAAAATTGTTGAAATGGAATACCATATAAATTACTTGGAACTGTTCGCGGTATTTTTAGCCCTAAAAAGTCTCGCTGCAGACGTTACCAACTGTGCAATATTATTACGAATCGACAACACGACCGCGATTAGTTATATTAACCGCATGGGCGGAATACAATTCCCACATCTGAATGACCTAGCAAGATCAATTTGGCAATGGTGTGAGGAGCGCCATATTTGGTTATACGCATCATACGTGAATACCAAACATAATTACGCAGATGAGGAGTCTCGAAAAATCAACCCTGACACAGAGTGGGAGTTGTCCGCCCATGCTTTCGATAcgattataaaaatattaggtaacCCGGATGTAGATTTATTTGCTTCACGTGCTAACGCGAAATGCGACGTATTTGTCTCCTGGAGGCAAGAGCCAGATGCCATGGCGGTAGACGCGTTTACGCTTAACTGGAGTTCTAGTTTTTTCTATGCATTCCCACCTTTCTCACTGGTACTAAAATGCTTACGAAAGATTGTCGACGACAAAGCGGATGGGATACTTGTATTCCCCTACTGGCCTTCACAGGCATGGTTCCCTTTCCTGACAAAACTCCTAAAGTcggaaataataattttcaatcCTCACAAACAACTCTTGAAATCACATTTCAGGGACCACCACCCCTTGCATGCCAGCCTTACCCTGGGTGCCGCGAGGCTTTGCGGGCGGCGTTCATCAAGCGGGGAACCCCTCTTGAGGCAGTACCTCTAA